One Chloroflexota bacterium genomic region harbors:
- a CDS encoding dimethyl sulfoxide reductase subunit A — translation MTSGKRSKADNKVKTVLTSCTVDCGGRCALKIHVKGGMIVGVENADAASEALHLRGCARGFAYRQRVHAPDRLKYPMKRVGARGEGKFERISWDEALDTVAEQLKRVKATYGPSAILYMGVAGGIGALYGPPVAERLLNLFGGCTRHWGVISCEGPIFAAQATYGGFITGNTPDDFVNSRLIVLWGWNPVESFRANAPFLKQAKEAGARIVCVDPRYTGSVAFLADQWIPIRPSTDAAMLIAMAYVIIKEGLQDQAFIDAYTVGFDQYKDYVLGREDGVAKTPAWAEAITGVPAAVISDLARDYATMKPAALVAGWGPGRTVYGEQYHRASAVLAAITGNVGIHGGYPGIVGSIGYMPAQPKFPAPPGQYIFPLGDNPAANKLAASPFYSWFYSDSGVHICKVADAMLRGKTGGYHTDLKLAYITNANPVNQWPDSNKMARALRKMEFIVVHELFMTPTAKLADILLPVNTALERNDIATSWMLSPPVYTYVNKAIDSAYECKSDLEICEELAARLGVTGYNDKTEDEWLREAAGAIEVIGDYDDLRRKAVLQLELSEYASFKEQIDDPKNNPFPTASGKIEIYSQTLADYNNPRLPPVPKYFEGWEKPLIEKYPLRIISAHSPTHAKSQFHNIPWLRELEPQRLWINPADARARGISDGDLVRIFNEQGQMLIPARVTERIMLGVTYLPDGAWFAPDESGVDRGGCQNVFTSDKPSPGAAFVCNSALVQVEKA, via the coding sequence ATGACTTCCGGGAAACGTAGCAAAGCGGATAACAAGGTGAAGACAGTCCTTACCAGTTGCACTGTCGACTGCGGGGGGAGATGCGCGCTCAAGATCCATGTGAAGGGCGGCATGATTGTGGGGGTGGAGAATGCCGATGCCGCCAGTGAAGCCCTTCACCTCAGGGGCTGCGCCAGGGGGTTTGCCTATCGACAGAGAGTACATGCGCCAGACCGGCTCAAATACCCGATGAAAAGAGTGGGGGCCAGGGGTGAGGGCAAATTTGAGCGGATTTCGTGGGACGAAGCCCTTGATACCGTAGCGGAGCAACTGAAGAGAGTTAAGGCCACCTATGGGCCATCTGCCATCCTTTACATGGGTGTGGCTGGTGGCATTGGTGCCCTTTACGGACCACCTGTGGCGGAAAGGCTACTCAACCTCTTCGGTGGGTGCACCAGACACTGGGGGGTGATTTCCTGCGAAGGGCCTATCTTCGCCGCTCAAGCTACCTACGGTGGCTTTATTACGGGCAACACCCCAGATGACTTTGTCAACAGCCGACTGATAGTTCTCTGGGGTTGGAACCCGGTGGAATCTTTCAGGGCCAACGCCCCCTTTCTGAAGCAAGCCAAGGAGGCTGGGGCCAGGATTGTATGTGTTGACCCGAGGTATACCGGCTCAGTGGCCTTCTTGGCCGACCAGTGGATACCCATAAGGCCGAGCACCGACGCCGCCATGCTGATAGCCATGGCCTACGTTATCATCAAAGAAGGCCTTCAAGACCAGGCCTTCATCGATGCCTACACTGTTGGATTTGACCAGTACAAAGATTATGTCCTCGGCAGGGAAGACGGGGTAGCCAAGACACCGGCCTGGGCAGAAGCCATTACCGGCGTGCCTGCTGCCGTAATCTCTGACCTGGCCAGGGACTATGCCACCATGAAGCCGGCGGCGCTGGTGGCTGGATGGGGTCCCGGACGCACCGTCTACGGCGAACAGTACCACCGGGCATCGGCAGTGCTGGCTGCCATCACGGGCAATGTCGGTATACACGGTGGCTATCCAGGCATTGTAGGGTCGATTGGTTATATGCCGGCCCAACCCAAGTTTCCGGCGCCCCCAGGCCAGTACATCTTTCCCTTAGGGGACAACCCCGCAGCCAACAAGCTAGCCGCCTCGCCATTCTACTCCTGGTTTTACAGCGATTCAGGGGTCCATATTTGCAAGGTGGCTGATGCCATGCTTCGAGGAAAAACGGGAGGGTATCACACCGACCTCAAGCTGGCTTATATAACCAATGCCAATCCGGTCAACCAGTGGCCAGACAGCAACAAGATGGCCAGGGCTTTACGGAAGATGGAATTCATTGTCGTCCACGAGCTATTCATGACTCCGACAGCGAAACTGGCCGATATCCTGTTGCCGGTCAATACGGCTCTGGAAAGAAATGATATCGCTACCTCCTGGATGCTGTCACCGCCGGTCTATACCTATGTGAACAAAGCTATCGATTCAGCGTATGAGTGCAAGAGCGACCTCGAGATATGTGAAGAACTGGCTGCCAGGCTGGGCGTCACCGGTTACAACGATAAGACAGAAGACGAGTGGCTGAGGGAAGCCGCAGGAGCGATCGAGGTCATCGGGGATTATGACGACCTCAGGCGCAAGGCAGTCCTACAGCTTGAGCTATCTGAGTACGCTTCTTTCAAGGAGCAGATTGACGACCCGAAGAACAATCCCTTCCCCACGGCATCAGGGAAGATTGAGATCTACTCTCAGACACTGGCAGACTACAACAATCCCCGGTTGCCACCGGTTCCCAAGTATTTCGAAGGCTGGGAGAAGCCTCTGATAGAGAAGTATCCTTTGCGGATCATCTCGGCTCACTCGCCGACCCACGCCAAGAGCCAGTTTCACAACATCCCCTGGCTGAGGGAGCTTGAGCCTCAGAGGCTGTGGATCAACCCGGCAGACGCTCGGGCCAGAGGCATCAGTGACGGTGATCTGGTGAGAATATTCAATGAACAGGGCCAGATGCTTATCCCTGCCAGGGTCACTGAGAGGATCATGCTTGGCGTAACATACTTGCCGGATGGCGCCTGGTTTGCCCCTGACGAAAGCGGGGTGGATAGGGGTGGGTGTCAAAACGTCTTCACCAGTGATAAACCGTCTCCGGGTGCTGCCTTTGTCTGTAATAGCGCACTGGTGCAGGTTGAGAAGGCTTAG
- a CDS encoding 4Fe-4S dicluster domain-containing protein → MQTGFYFDQTRCTGCFTCVVACKDWHDVPAGPASWMRVTTIEKGKYPDVFVAFLATPCYHCLEPACVDACPVNAITKRAKDGIVVVDRETCLGRDKCQLCLEACSYEAPQFGAEENAKMQKCDLCLDRWAEHKKPICVDACPMRALDAGPMKELKAKYGDITEAEGFTYSEKMIPSVVCKPKKDTKGLAVQKIEVAPGCRTVS, encoded by the coding sequence ATGCAGACAGGATTCTACTTCGATCAGACCAGATGCACAGGTTGTTTCACCTGTGTGGTAGCCTGCAAAGACTGGCATGATGTACCCGCAGGGCCAGCCAGTTGGATGCGAGTAACCACCATAGAGAAGGGGAAATACCCAGATGTGTTCGTGGCCTTTCTGGCTACTCCCTGTTACCACTGCCTTGAACCGGCCTGCGTCGATGCCTGTCCGGTGAATGCCATCACCAAACGGGCAAAGGATGGCATAGTAGTAGTGGATAGGGAGACGTGCCTGGGGAGAGACAAATGTCAGTTATGCCTCGAGGCTTGTTCCTATGAGGCCCCGCAGTTTGGCGCTGAAGAGAACGCCAAGATGCAGAAGTGCGACCTCTGTCTGGACAGGTGGGCAGAGCACAAGAAGCCAATATGCGTTGACGCCTGTCCCATGAGGGCCTTGGACGCCGGCCCCATGAAGGAGCTAAAGGCAAAGTATGGTGACATCACAGAGGCTGAGGGCTTTACTTATTCCGAAAAGATGATTCCCTCGGTGGTGTGCAAGCCCAAGAAAGACACCAAAGGGCTTGCCGTTCAGAAGATTGAGGTCGCACCAGGCTGCCGAACGGTCAGCTAG
- a CDS encoding PrsW family intramembrane metalloprotease, translating to MPARWLILGPLIAVLGSVVGLVGSAFGELLHGILLGPFVAAPIIEESLKPSGVYLLLAKWPQALPGRFYTALLSALAGLVFGLIENVIYLNVYFPDHSHQLVVFRYTAGLALHTVASFIVGLGINQKLIAAAKGEIPLFAANKRFFITAMVLHSVYNISVVVFFRHLD from the coding sequence CTGCCTGCACGATGGCTAATACTGGGGCCGCTTATTGCGGTTCTGGGTAGTGTTGTTGGCCTGGTCGGATCAGCGTTTGGAGAGCTGCTACACGGGATCCTGCTGGGGCCTTTTGTGGCTGCGCCCATCATCGAGGAATCGCTGAAGCCGTCCGGGGTGTACCTCCTGCTGGCGAAGTGGCCCCAGGCACTGCCCGGCCGCTTCTACACGGCGCTGTTGTCCGCGCTGGCAGGACTGGTGTTTGGGCTGATCGAGAATGTAATCTATCTCAACGTATATTTCCCCGATCACAGCCATCAGCTAGTGGTATTTCGCTACACGGCGGGTTTGGCATTGCACACTGTAGCCAGCTTTATAGTTGGCCTGGGTATCAATCAAAAGCTCATTGCTGCTGCCAAGGGCGAAATTCCTCTCTTCGCTGCTAATAAACGTTTCTTCATAACAGCCATGGTGCTTCACTCGGTGTACAACATTTCTGTTGTCGTGTTCTTCCGCCACCTGGACTAG
- a CDS encoding DUF4389 domain-containing protein — MILFEEFDRKGKTRDRKEAKMSQQAATEKPGYPITVGVTYPEKLSRLSTFFRVILLIPQLFVLWLVSIVAFVLMFFAWWVVVFTGKYPKGMFDFVAGYLRWSTRVAGYWYLLTDKYPPFSMR; from the coding sequence ATGATTCTGTTTGAGGAATTCGATCGCAAAGGCAAAACAAGAGATAGAAAGGAGGCAAAAATGTCACAGCAAGCAGCTACAGAAAAGCCAGGCTATCCCATCACCGTCGGCGTCACTTACCCCGAGAAGCTTTCACGGCTCAGTACATTTTTCAGGGTTATTCTGCTTATACCTCAGCTATTCGTGCTTTGGTTAGTGAGCATCGTTGCGTTCGTTCTCATGTTCTTCGCCTGGTGGGTTGTCGTGTTCACTGGCAAATACCCCAAGGGCATGTTCGATTTCGTGGCCGGGTACCTTCGATGGAGTACAAGGGTTGCCGGCTACTGGTACCTCCTCACCGACAAGTACCCGCCGTTCAGCATGAGATAG